CATACAAAAACTCGTCTCCCCCAACCTACACAACGGATCAGAATTATCAAACAAAGCAAAAAAAACGCTTCCCCTCCATTACGCAACTTCTCAAGAATCCAATATTCCCTGTTTTTCTCTGTTTTTCCTTCTCAATCAGCACTCAACGATTTTGGCAAAAACGCATCAACGCGCCAGTTGCTTTCATTGTTGGCTCCGCCCCGATGATACTCGCCGAAGCATGGAGAATTCTCAGGCCCCGTCATGAAGGTCTGGAATATGGTAAAGAAAATAGAACCGTTGATCGGCACCCTGCCGTTTCTGCGAACCTCATCCGGCCTGATGCGCACAAGAGCATCCTGTGGGAATGGGGAGAATGCATTGAAAGCCTGGCTTGCAGGGATATTCCGATCAGCAAGAAAAAGAATACGCGGCTGTCGCTTGCCGTCACGATTCAGGTTCCAGCCGCTCTGGAAAAGCTTCCAGACAATCTGGAAAGCGATAAAGGTCTTGCCTGTTCCTGTTGCGAGTGTCAACAGTATTCGCTTGCCACCATCCGCTATGGCGGCAAGCATTTTTCGCATCCCGCTTTTAAAGGAGAATTTCCACCGACATGCTACCCGAACACCACGTCAGATCGTTTGATGAATTCGATAAAGTTCATACAGGGAACAGCGACCTCATCCATGGCACAAACTGCAGGAATCTTTCTTTTCGCTGAAATATCTGGAAGCCTTTGTTGCCGCCCTTCATCTGAGACCAAGCCAACATTATTGACGCTTGCAGTGGCTATAATAAAGATGTCGTTTTCACCTACCCCTTTGGAATGATAACTGTCAGAGGAAATACCGAGAAGATTCTTGATTTTGAATGCCTCCCGGACAATGACATTCGTGATCGCAAACAGTTCAATATTTGCATCTTTGAGCCATGCCGCACATTCAGGAGCTTTGTTGTCAACTTCATCATATGCAACACGTGGCATAACCAAATGTCTATCTGTAAATTGCTCAGCCATCCAACACCATAACCCGGGAAACTGCCGAATCGGGTAATTATCCCAGGCATAGATAATGGATGAGGCGTCAACGATCAGCATAGAAATGCTCCAGACTATGCAGATCTTTGATTTTGATACTGTCAAGATAACTGCTTGCCTTGGTCAGTGTAATTTGGCGGGCATTCAGGGCATCCAGCACTGTCCGCACGTAGGTATCACCGAACACGTGCCTTGGTTCACGATAGCGGTATGAACGGTTTCCCCCCTCTTTTTGATGAATGATCAACGTTGCATGCCACTCCCTGTAAGCAGCATATTCGCTTTGCAGCAGGCGACCGGCATCAAGTAATCGACGCAAAATCACTTCACAACTCACCCCCCATGCCTTGCAGTGCTTGTCAAGCCAGACATCGAACCGAGAGACCTCTTCAGGTCGTTCGGCGTCATTGATCAGGGCAAGAAAATTATCCGGTACCAGCAGATGACCTGCAAAGGAGTTGGCATCGCGCTCTCTACCATGGGAAGAGTCCAGATCGAAGTTGTCGTCAATGGAACTGCTCTTGTGCAAAAGCAAATGAGCCAATTCATGCATGAGCGTGAATGTTTGCCTGCTATCCGAAGCCTGTTTCTTGACAACAATCACCGGACAATCGGGATCATACAGGGTAAACCCGATAATCGGGCTCTCTTTTGGAATCTGCCACTTGCCACTGTAACCATTACTCCGAAAGACCAGAATACCTCTTGCCTCCACGGCAGTACGGTAAGAGGCAAAATCATTGCTATCACCGAGTCCAAGCCATGCACGAACAATGCGAGCCACTCCAGGGAGGGTCTTTTCGTGCAAATCCGGTGGAGTGAATCGTACCCGTTCCGTTTCATCCATATCTTCAAGCAGACCAAGATAGACTTCCCTCTGTTTTTCGACCCGCTCAATAAATTTTTTAAGCTCCGGCGTCACCTCCGGCTTCTGATTGGTCAGCGTTCGAAACTGCGTCGTATGAACCTGTGCAACATCAACCGGCCCTTCCTCCAGAAAAAACAGTACCCCGCGACCAAAAAAGTCCGCCACCTTGCGCAACTGATTGAAGGTGATGCCATCTTCGCCAGCCATCACCCGCTCGATGCTGCCTGGCGCTATGCCAAGCGCAGCAGCAAGCTCATCCGGCGTTATGCCATAATCGGCACAACACCAAAGAATACGCTCCGGATTGATGGACTGAATATGTTCCATATCTATACTAACTCATTATATCTTAACGATCTCCGGCGATTACCCTGCGACCGGTTAATGGTAAACACCTGAAATGAGAAGGGTTTTCACCCATCAAAGCAAGTAATCAAAAGAAATACAGGGAGACGAAATCTCGAACCAATTACACAATATAGAGAGTTCCCGGCAAGATGCGAAGCCGGATAAATGAATCGTTAACTCTCTGGCAGGAGTCACAGTACAGGCTACAGCTCTCCCGAAAAAGCCTTGTGCAGAATGGATTTTTTCAGGGCATTTACCGTTTGGCGGAAAACTTGATGGCAACAACCGATGGGTCAGGGTGCCCGAAACTATTCCCTGGAACTCTTGTGCTCCCAAAGTGGGCGCGTGTTCGCGTTCTTTTTCGTCATATTTCTTTCATAAAAAAGAGCGACTTACGCTCTAAAAACAGAGAAGCTGCCTTTTGATGGCAGCCTCTCTGAAATTTGTTAACCAGCCCACCAACTACATCGTAAGAATATCATTTGCAGCAGTGATCTGAGACTTCCGATCCTTTATCTGGTATTCTCTTCGAACTGCCTCTAACTGTTTGTTCATTGCAATGATGGCCTCAATATGCTCTTTCTTGTCAAGAACGGTTACTTTTCCATCCCGCTCAAGTCTCGCATTGATATCATCTGTTTTGCTGATTTTTTTCATCATAAGTTAAACGATTTTAGATTGTGCTCATAAATCGCAACAGGCGAAAAATGTAACACCTTACCCCCCAATTTACTATAACTTTTTCATAAAGCTGATAAAATCCACTTGAGCGGAAATATCCGACAAGAACATCAAAATAACGAGTATCGGCAAGGGTGGCCTTGAACCTGTCGAGAAGAGTCTGGTTCCCGTCATTTATAAAAAAGTAAGGTCAGTCTGGCTTCCGCTCACAGATTGGCTCCGGGTAATTTCTATTGGAATGAGGTGGTGTTGTCAGGCAAAAAAACATATCAACCACAATCACATCGATTTCAAAGAGCGCATTGAAAAAAAGGTTATAAACCCATTCAGCTCCTCATCCGATCCTACAGCACCCTGTCCAGCACGGCGATGATACGCCCGGCGGCGGCTCCATCCCATTTTTCGGGGATTTTTGAGCGGCTGGTGATGTGCTGATGCGTTCCGGGATGGAGGATGTCGTGGATACGGCTCCTGATCTCCTCTTCATCGAGGCTGACAAGGGCGTTGGTGCCTATTTCGATGGTGGCGGGGCGGGCGGAACTCTCCATGATGGTGAGGCAGGGAACGTTCATGACGGTGGCTTCCGACTGCATCTCCTCGATGTCGGTGAGGAGCAGCAGGGAATCCCTCAGCAGTTTCAGAAGGGCGGCATGTGCCGGAGGCTGGATCATCTTCACGTTCTCTGTTTCGCTGAATGCATCACCCATGCCGTGCTGCTGCAACAGCGCGTCAAGCCCGGCAACAAGCGGCATGACGACGGTGATCTTGCCGGAAATCTCTTTGAGAAGCCGATGGATCATTTCAAGCGGCTCTTTTTCGGAGAAGCGACCTGCCGGGTTCAGGAGCACCAGCGCATATTTTTTGGGTTTGACCTCCGGAACCGCTGCTGCATCGGAGTTGTTTGCCTCTTCCATCAGACCAACGAGGCTGTCGATGAGCAGGTTGCCAGCAAAAAAGACCTTTTCATCGGCGACCCCTTCGTTGATGAGGTTGTATTCGCCGCTGTGTTCGCTGACAAAGTGGAGGTCGGACATGGCGTCAATGACGACGCGGTTGACCTCGTCAGCATCTGAACGCTCGTAGCTGCGCAGTCCGGCATCAACGGCGGCAACGGGCAGACCGAGTTTTGCTGCGGTAACGGCGGCCCCGAATGCGGCATTGTCGCAGCCACAGACCAGCACAAGGTCAGGTTTTTCGCTGAGCATGATTTTTTCCATGGCGGTCATGGCAACGGCAAGCTGCTCAACCGGTGTGCCTTTCGGAAGAGTGATGGTATGGCTGGCTTCACCAATACCGAAACTTGCTGCAAGGTCGCGGCTGATGGGTTCAGCGCATACCGGAGTGGCAAGCATCACTATCGGCTGGTAGGCTCCCTTTTTTTTCAATGCTTTATAGAGTGGGGCAAGCAGAAGAGCGCCTGGCTGGCCACCAGCGGCCAAAAGTAATTTTTTCACAGTCAAAACAAAGCTTTATATACATTAGGGGAAAGATCTTTCAGGTACAGGTACCCATGAAAAACAACCAGAATTCAATGAGACAGGTTTCTTCACGCTCACTCACCGCTTTTCTGCTGCTTGTTCTGGCAGCATCCGTCGCGCTTCCCCATCATAATACACTCCGGGCGGAACAAAAGAAAATTATTCTCCGTCATGCAGATCTCATCGAGGGGGGGGGCGATGAGGCTGGAAGCTACCGCTCGGTTATCGGCAATGTGGTGTTTCAGGACGGCTCCCTGACGCTGACTTGCGACAGCGCTACCGATTACGAGCGGGAGAACAAAATTGTGCTGAAGGGCAACATTGTCATTGCCGACGATGCTTTTGCAATCTATGGCGACAACGGCGTCTACTTCTCCGACAAGCAAACGGGAGAATTACAGGGCAGCGTCAGGGGCAGGATGCTCGATAACTCTCTTTTCGGCAAGTCACACCGGGCGGTGGTCAACAAGGCAAACAGCCAGGTTTGGCTCTACGATGACGCAATCGCATGGCATGAACAGCAGCAGATCAGTGGCGACATTATTCTGCTCCACTTCACGGAGTCCGGCGACAGCAAAAAAAAACAGCGTCTTGATGAGATGCAGGTACACGGCAACGCTTTTTTTGCTGCTGCCGATACCCTCTCCCGTTCGCCAGTTGTCTACGACCAGTTCGGCGGCAAGAAAATGGTGATTCGACTCCTCGAGGGATCAAAAATCGAGGACATTACCGTCACCAGTCAGGCGGAGATCCTCTATCACCTCTACAATGAAAAACAGCAACCGTCGGGGATCAACTATTCGAGCGGGGATATGATCCGGATGCTCTTCACTGATGGCAGGCTGAACCGGATAAAGGTGACCGGGAATGTTGAGGGAAAGCAGTACCCTGAAAGTTTCAGGGGCAACAAGAGTATCGACCTGCCAAAGTTTATCTGGAGAGAGGAAGAGAATCCTTTCAGGAAGCAGAAAAGCCTTCCATGAACGGGGAAGGCTTTCTGTAAATTGGAATTGATCCTCTTTTGTCTCCTATTTGGCCAGAGGACAGCCTCCGCCCGAGCAGGCTCCGGTTGAGCATGGACTTGGCGTTGGCGCTGCTGGCGCGGGTTTGCCACTGCCGTAGTCTGTTTTATAAAAACCGGAGCCTTTCAGCAAAAATCCACCGCTGGCGCTGATGACCCTCTCGAAGCTCTCTGTTTCACATTTCGGGCAGAGCGTCAGGGATGCATCGCTTATTTTCTGTACTATTTCAAGCTCATTTCCACAGTTGCTGCAACGATACTGATAGGTTGGCATCTCTATTGTTCTCCTTGATTAATCGCTTGCTGACGGCCATTGTTCTCCGTCACCATGTTGTTGTTTATAAAATTCCCGGGCCTGAAAAAGGCGCCATTTTCGTATATACTGCTATTTGCCGGAATATAAAACCCTCTGCCGTGATAGTCAAAACCCGGGCTGTAATATTGCGGGAGATAAAATACCGCGACCAATCGAAGATCTGTTCCATCTACACCCGAGAGTTCGGAAAAATGTCGATCATTATCAAGGGTGCACGCAACCCGAAAAACAGGCTTTCAGGGCTGTTCAGCGCTGGCAATGTGGTCGATCTGGTACTGTATAAAAAAAGCAGCCGCGATATCCAGCTTGCAACTGATGGTAACCTTGTTTTAAGCCCAATGGTTCCCGAGCCGGATCTTGAACGGTTCGCCATCCTCTACCGCATCATTGACTTTGTACGCCATACAACAGAAAACGACGAAAAAAATCTCCCCCTTTTTACTCTGCTGACAGGAACCCTTGAGCAGCTCTATCATACCAATGTCAATTTTCAGCAGCTCTATGCCTGGTTCCTTTTACGCTTTGTCTCCCTGCTTGGCTTTCAGCCCTCCCTTCGCACCTGCGTATTCAGCGGAGAGGAGCTTTTGCCTGCCATTGAGGCACTGCAACTTACAGAGCTCTATTTTGTGATGAACCCCGGCGGACTTGCGCTACCCAAAGCTGCTGGATCGAGCCTGGCTAAAAAACAGCTCATTCCGGTGCGTCTCGCCATGCTGCTGAGTGCGCTTGCTGCAACGCGCCTTCCTGCCGGTGACTCCATCAAGGCCGACCCCCGGGAGATTGAAGATCTCTGGAATCTGCTTCAGGAGTACTGTTCGCTCCATCTGGAACATGCACGGGGGCGCAAAAACCTTGACATCGTCTCTCAAATCCTCCTGAAATAGGCAGACAGGCTCTTTTTGTGGTTTTATATCTTCTTGACTATTTCTATCTTGACAGAGCATTTTATTACTCTTATAATGGTCTTGTTCAATCAATAAACAGCATTGTCCGACATGCCTCAACTCACCAAATCTGCTGAACTCTTTGAAAAAGCAAAGAAGTTTATTCCCGGCGGTGTAAACTCTCCGGTACGAGCATTCAAATCCGTTGGTGGAACTCCAGTGTACATGGCCAAAGGGTCAGGAGCATACATGACCGACGTTGACGGCAACACCTACCTCGACTATGTCGGCTCGTGGGGCCCTTTTATTCTTGGAAGCATGCATCCAAGAATCACTGCCGCGCTTGAGTATACCCTGAAAAATATCGGCACCAGCTTCGGCACCCCGATTGAGATGGAGATCGAAATTGCCGAGCTTCTCTGCAAAATTGTTCCGTCACTTGAAATGGTGCGCATGGTTAACAGCGGGACCGAAGCCACCATGTCGGCTGTTCGTCTTGCTCGTGGCTACACGGGCCGCGATAAAATTATCAAATTCGAGGGATGCTACCATGGCCACGGAGACAGCTTCCTCATCAAGGCTGGTTCAGGCGCACTGACACTTGGCGCTCCCGACAGCCCCGGCGTTACCAAAGGCACGGCAATGGATACGCTCAATGCAACCTACAACGATATCGATTCGGTTAAGCTGCTTGTCAATGAGAACAAGGGGCAGATTGCAGCCATCATCATCGAGCCTGTAGCAGGCAACACGGGCGTTATCCCGGCCAAGCCCGGCTTCCTTGCAGCGCTTCGCGAACTGTGCACCGAGGAAGGTATTGTGCTGATTTTTGACGAGGTGATGTGTGGTTTCCGTGTGGCGCTTGGCGGTGCACAGAGCCTTTACGGCGTTACCCCTGATTTGACCACCATGGGCAAGATCATCGGCGGTGGCCTTCCGGTGGGTGCATTCGGCGGCAAACGCGAAATCATGGAGCGTGTTGCTCCACTCGGCGATGTCTATCAGGCTGGTACCCTTTCAGGAAACCCGCTGGCGCTGACCGCAGGTCTTGAAACCCTGAAAATCCTGATTGACGAAAATCCCTACCCGGAACTCGAAAGAAAAGCGGTTATCCTTGAGAGCGGTTTCAACGATAACCTGAAAAAACTCGGGCTGAACTATGTGCAGAACCGCGTCGGCTCGATGTCCTGCCTCTTCTTTACGGAGACGCCGGTAGTAGACTACTCGACCGCAGTCACTGCAGATACAAAAAGACATGGAAAATATTTCCACTCCATGCTCGATCAGGGTATCTACCTTGCCCCGTCGCAGTTCGAAGCAATGTTCATCAGCTTCATGCACACCGACGAGGATCTCGAAAAGACCATCAAGGCGAACTATAACGCTCTTGTGGCCTCTGGCCAGTAACCTCTGGTGTGCACAACGCAACCTCCAAAAGGGAAGCTTCACGGCTTCCCTTTTTTATTCCATAATCCCCACTCGCACCTGCTCCCTTGTCAGCATTGCCCGTCCTGATGCATCCCTGACCAGTTGCTCAACGATCGGCAGAAATCCGTCGATCTTCTCTGCAGAATCAACAATCTCGATAACCATGGGCAGGTTTGTACCCAGATCCATGATTTTGGAGGTATTAAACTGCATGTCGTGGCCGAAGGAGAGTACCCCTTTGAGTACCGTAGCGCCAGCCAGACCAAAAAGCCGGGCTTCACGGACAACTTCCTCATAGAGTGGCCGATGACCGTAACGCACCTGTTCGCCGACAAAAAGCCTGAGCATTTCCAGATTCTGTAGTTCCATGTTGATTCTCCCTTATGTCCAGAGTTTTGCAAAAAGCGTTCCTGTGTAGAGGGCAACAAAGCCCCCGATAATAGTGCCAACAAGATAGATGCCGGCATAAAAAAGCTGACCATCCTTGAGCAATGCGGCATTTTCAAACATATAGGCGGAAAAGGTGGTAAATCCTCCGCAGAAACCTGTAACGAGCAAAAGCCGTGCTTCAGGGGAGACAAGCGTCGTCGAAACCGCCAGCTCACTGAGGAAGCCAATGAGAAAACTGCCAAGAAGATTGACTGTCAAGGTTGCAAAGGGAAAGCCCGGCACCAGGGGAACAAACGTGAGCGCCACAAGGTAGCGGGCCATCGAACCGATAAACCCGCCCACACCGACAAGCAGCACCGCTCCAGCCTGCTTCATAACCCGGCCCCTCCGGAATGTTCGACGGCTGTTGACATGACCGCTTAACGATCGTGGCAACCGGTTTGCCCATCCTCAATACGCTTGTGTGCGCAACACATTTCATCGAGAATACCAAGCAAAGTGTTGAAAATGCCAACACAGATGATGGTCGGCGCCCACAGGCCGATAAAGATGGCTATCAGCTCATGGTTCACACCTGTACCGAAGATAAAGAGATAAATGGAGAGGAGTATCGACAGTGTCGCTCCGATAAAGTAGTAGTGCGGCTTCATACCCTGCGCATTTGATTGAATTGATCCCGGCCTTTTCAAAATGTAAGAATAATAACTCCACTAAAAAATCCGCACACGGCTCCTTTGCTCCTTAATCCTTATTCAATATCGATATGCACCTCATTACGCCGCAAAAACGGAAGCGTCCATGGAGGATCGTAACTTGCTGCCCGAGGCTGAGAGAGCACCCTGAACCTTTTCTTCTCAAGCCACTCCGTCAACTTCCCTGCATAGTTCCGCAGGTTGCTTTCGGAATGCAGGCCCGAATAACAAATAACGCCAACTTTTTTGCCTTGCACAGAACGGAGTTTTACCGCCGGATCAAGCGGTACGGGAAGTGATTCAAGCGTTGATCCTTCAGGCATCACAAAGGCCATCACCCATGCGCTTCCCCTCTTTTCCTGAAGCACCGGTGCGGTCATGGAGATTTTTTCACTGACCTGCTCCTGAAGTACAGGAGCTGTCATCGAGAGCTTCTCTTTTGAGCGGTTTTTACCAAAAATATATCCGGCAAGACGGCTGAAGCCCGGCGCTCCTGTCTGCCCGTATGCACCCTCAATAACAGTCTCGGCAACAATCATCTCACCATATTGCCTGACCTCAATATCCCCATGCTGCTCAAGCACTTTGAACGGCGGCTCACTCGCCGTACGCTTTCCCAAAACCGAACAGCCAGCAAGCATCAAACTTGTCATCAGCAGCAGCGACAACCCTCCCATAATAATCCTCCCCTGAAATACATTGTTCTTCAAACCAGTCACCCAAGAGGAACAATCATATGGAAGAAAAGGTTTGAAAATTGTCTCTCCATTATTGATGAGCGATTCAAGCATAAAGCTGTTCGCCATCAGAGAGAAAACGATAGCAAAGAGGGAGCGCACGGTTCCCTTGAGAAAGTTGCTATATTTTATGGTCGCAAAAAGCGCTTCAAGGCAAGGAAGAAGAACCGTGATTAATCGAAGAAAAATTCGTCTATGCGCCTGACTCCAAAAAAAAGGGTGGTCGCCATCGACTACGGAACAAAGCGCATCGGAATGGCCCA
The DNA window shown above is from Pelodictyon phaeoclathratiforme BU-1 and carries:
- a CDS encoding helix-turn-helix domain-containing protein, which codes for MEHIQSINPERILWCCADYGITPDELAAALGIAPGSIERVMAGEDGITFNQLRKVADFFGRGVLFFLEEGPVDVAQVHTTQFRTLTNQKPEVTPELKKFIERVEKQREVYLGLLEDMDETERVRFTPPDLHEKTLPGVARIVRAWLGLGDSNDFASYRTAVEARGILVFRSNGYSGKWQIPKESPIIGFTLYDPDCPVIVVKKQASDSRQTFTLMHELAHLLLHKSSSIDDNFDLDSSHGRERDANSFAGHLLVPDNFLALINDAERPEEVSRFDVWLDKHCKAWGVSCEVILRRLLDAGRLLQSEYAAYREWHATLIIHQKEGGNRSYRYREPRHVFGDTYVRTVLDALNARQITLTKASSYLDSIKIKDLHSLEHFYADR
- a CDS encoding UDP-N-acetyl glucosamine 2-epimerase, which encodes MKKLLLAAGGQPGALLLAPLYKALKKKGAYQPIVMLATPVCAEPISRDLAASFGIGEASHTITLPKGTPVEQLAVAMTAMEKIMLSEKPDLVLVCGCDNAAFGAAVTAAKLGLPVAAVDAGLRSYERSDADEVNRVVIDAMSDLHFVSEHSGEYNLINEGVADEKVFFAGNLLIDSLVGLMEEANNSDAAAVPEVKPKKYALVLLNPAGRFSEKEPLEMIHRLLKEISGKITVVMPLVAGLDALLQQHGMGDAFSETENVKMIQPPAHAALLKLLRDSLLLLTDIEEMQSEATVMNVPCLTIMESSARPATIEIGTNALVSLDEEEIRSRIHDILHPGTHQHITSRSKIPEKWDGAAAGRIIAVLDRVL
- a CDS encoding OstA-like protein, which translates into the protein MRQVSSRSLTAFLLLVLAASVALPHHNTLRAEQKKIILRHADLIEGGGDEAGSYRSVIGNVVFQDGSLTLTCDSATDYERENKIVLKGNIVIADDAFAIYGDNGVYFSDKQTGELQGSVRGRMLDNSLFGKSHRAVVNKANSQVWLYDDAIAWHEQQQISGDIILLHFTESGDSKKKQRLDEMQVHGNAFFAAADTLSRSPVVYDQFGGKKMVIRLLEGSKIEDITVTSQAEILYHLYNEKQQPSGINYSSGDMIRMLFTDGRLNRIKVTGNVEGKQYPESFRGNKSIDLPKFIWREEENPFRKQKSLP
- a CDS encoding DUF4411 family protein, coding for MLIVDASSIIYAWDNYPIRQFPGLWCWMAEQFTDRHLVMPRVAYDEVDNKAPECAAWLKDANIELFAITNVIVREAFKIKNLLGISSDSYHSKGVGENDIFIIATASVNNVGLVSDEGRQQRLPDISAKRKIPAVCAMDEVAVPCMNFIEFIKRSDVVFG
- the recO gene encoding DNA repair protein RecO; the protein is MIVKTRAVILREIKYRDQSKICSIYTREFGKMSIIIKGARNPKNRLSGLFSAGNVVDLVLYKKSSRDIQLATDGNLVLSPMVPEPDLERFAILYRIIDFVRHTTENDEKNLPLFTLLTGTLEQLYHTNVNFQQLYAWFLLRFVSLLGFQPSLRTCVFSGEELLPAIEALQLTELYFVMNPGGLALPKAAGSSLAKKQLIPVRLAMLLSALAATRLPAGDSIKADPREIEDLWNLLQEYCSLHLEHARGRKNLDIVSQILLK
- a CDS encoding FmdB family zinc ribbon protein, translated to MPTYQYRCSNCGNELEIVQKISDASLTLCPKCETESFERVISASGGFLLKGSGFYKTDYGSGKPAPAAPTPSPCSTGACSGGGCPLAK
- the hemL gene encoding glutamate-1-semialdehyde 2,1-aminomutase, whose amino-acid sequence is MPQLTKSAELFEKAKKFIPGGVNSPVRAFKSVGGTPVYMAKGSGAYMTDVDGNTYLDYVGSWGPFILGSMHPRITAALEYTLKNIGTSFGTPIEMEIEIAELLCKIVPSLEMVRMVNSGTEATMSAVRLARGYTGRDKIIKFEGCYHGHGDSFLIKAGSGALTLGAPDSPGVTKGTAMDTLNATYNDIDSVKLLVNENKGQIAAIIIEPVAGNTGVIPAKPGFLAALRELCTEEGIVLIFDEVMCGFRVALGGAQSLYGVTPDLTTMGKIIGGGLPVGAFGGKREIMERVAPLGDVYQAGTLSGNPLALTAGLETLKILIDENPYPELERKAVILESGFNDNLKKLGLNYVQNRVGSMSCLFFTETPVVDYSTAVTADTKRHGKYFHSMLDQGIYLAPSQFEAMFISFMHTDEDLEKTIKANYNALVASGQ
- a CDS encoding SOUL family heme-binding protein — encoded protein: MANSFMLESLINNGETIFKPFLPYDCSSWVTGLKNNVFQGRIIMGGLSLLLMTSLMLAGCSVLGKRTASEPPFKVLEQHGDIEVRQYGEMIVAETVIEGAYGQTGAPGFSRLAGYIFGKNRSKEKLSMTAPVLQEQVSEKISMTAPVLQEKRGSAWVMAFVMPEGSTLESLPVPLDPAVKLRSVQGKKVGVICYSGLHSESNLRNYAGKLTEWLEKKRFRVLSQPRAASYDPPWTLPFLRRNEVHIDIE
- a CDS encoding DUF190 domain-containing protein, whose product is MELQNLEMLRLFVGEQVRYGHRPLYEEVVREARLFGLAGATVLKGVLSFGHDMQFNTSKIMDLGTNLPMVIEIVDSAEKIDGFLPIVEQLVRDASGRAMLTREQVRVGIME
- the crcB gene encoding fluoride efflux transporter CrcB; the protein is MKQAGAVLLVGVGGFIGSMARYLVALTFVPLVPGFPFATLTVNLLGSFLIGFLSELAVSTTLVSPEARLLLVTGFCGGFTTFSAYMFENAALLKDGQLFYAGIYLVGTIIGGFVALYTGTLFAKLWT